The Betta splendens chromosome 4, fBetSpl5.4, whole genome shotgun sequence genome contains a region encoding:
- the dnajc6 gene encoding putative tyrosine-protein phosphatase auxilin isoform X2 yields MQQTLDDSLLGGFSLVGRCSSSSSSSVIVVKCSADKQQGERGRERGRESDHPADRFSPLKAEETRRPLLGHAAHSAAAVAAGRRRRRRRRRGHPRLPGSFCLESSPPRPSVMSLLGAYKKKTSYDGYESLQLVDSGGDSFSVGRGGGGGALGGSVAATLGSKAGPLREEDCSTMDSADMDAGYGGGLLDMVKGGAGKFFSNFKDNLKDTLKDTSTKVMHQVATYTKGELDIAYITSRIIVMTYPAESVQIGYQNHVEDIRSFLDSRHADHYTVFNLSQRNYRGAKFSNRVSECNWPSRQAPSLHNLFAVCKNMHNWLKQNPKNVCVITCSDGRAPSGVLVCAMFCFCHLFNNPVPAMQLLSAKRPGSGLWPSHRRYIGYVCSMVSEKPSLPHSKPLLIKSLTMSPVPCFNKQRSGCRPFCDVLIGETKIFTTAQEYERMREHRLQEGKVAFQLGASVQGDVVVSVYHMRSTIGGRLQAKVSNTQMFQIQFHTGFIAPGTTILKFNKPELDACDSPEKYPQLFHVMVDVEVEGTDKQKDLTPPWEQFPCKDLSPNVLFSCHQEHQDALAIAEPSRSHAGADNKGHGEESEASDDEMLSLSGQSSGTNAAPPKPPPPAARPAAPAEEVDLLGLGGDDTARRCPSSQASSAAAAATDLLGDLFGAPPQPASGSSSAQSTPHKAAPSNASPCPSPAPPAFDPFGAGPMPTTQDIMGSFLGPGRSSPIPPSTPTVNIQQQNAMGGWDWNRPATTNTAGGFGVGSRSATTSPTGSVHSTPTHQTKPNTLDPFADIGNLGGSFGGSGFSSKPTTPTGAPPSFPAMGSPSRPPPSPQHAGAWQPPHAGAAFPAWQAGGGGGGGWQAQGQAPAPQPKPSPSHGAMPHTSPQNRPNYNVSFSAMGGGSPGGGGKAQASAGSKPRASDANFDDLLSGQGFAGTKERKGPRTIAEMRKEEMAKEMDPEKLKARMKSS; encoded by the exons ATGCAGCAAACATTAGACGACTCTCTGTTGGGTGGATTTTCCTTAGTCgggagatgcagcagcagcagcagcagcagcgtcatcGTAGTAAAATGCAGTGCTGATAAGcagcagggagagagggggagagagagagggagggagagcgaccACCCGGCAGATCGTTTCTCGCCACTGAAAGCGGAGGAGACCCGTCGTCCTCTCCTCGGACATGCGGCGCACTcggcagcagcagtagcagcaggacGGCGGCGACGGCGACGGCGACGGCGCGGCCATCCACGTCTCCCCGGCTCCTTTTGTCTCGAATCTTCGCCTCCGCGTCCGTCGGTAATGAGCTTGCTGGGGGCTTACAAGAAGAAGACCAGTTACGATGGCTATGAATCTTTGCAGTTGGTCGATAGCGGCGGAGACAGCTTCAGCGTCggcagaggcggcggcggcggcgcgctcGGAGGCTCCGTAGCGGCCACCCTCGGATCAAAGGCGGGCCCGCTGAGGGAGGAGGACtgcagcaccatggacagcgcaG ACATGGACGCCGGCTATGGTGGAGGGCTGCTGGACATGGTGAAGGGAGGAGCCGGGAAGTTCTTCAGCAACTTCAAGGACAACCTGAAGGACACCCTGAAGGACACCTCCACCAAGGTCATGCATCAGGTCGCCAC GTACACTAAAGGGGAGCTGGACATTGCTTACATCACGTCCCGGATCATCG TGATGACCTACCCGGCTGAGTCGGTTCAGATCGGCTACCAGAACCACGTGGAGGACATCCGCTCCTTCCTCGACAGCCGCCACGCCGACCACTACACCGTCTTCAACCTGTCTCAGCGCAACTACCGCGGAGCCAAGTTCTCCAACAGG GTTTCCGAGTGCAACTGGCCGTCTCGCCAGGCTCCCAGCCTCCACAACCTCTTTGCTGTGTGCAAGAACATGCACAACTGGCTCAAGCAGAATCCCAAGAACGTGTGTGTCATAACCTGCTCG GACGGCCGTGCTCCTTCCGGTGTTCTGGTCTGTGCCATGTTCTGCTTCTGCCACCTCTTCAACAACCCAGTTCCCGCCATGCAGCTCCTCAGCGCCAAGAGACCGGGTTCGGGCCTCTGGCCCTCGCACCGCAG GTACATAGGTTATGTGTGCAGCATGGTGTCAGAGAAACCCAGCCTGCCCCACTCCAAGCCCCTGCTCATCAAGTCCCTCACCATGAGCCCCGTCCCCTGCTTCAACAAGCAGCGCAGCGGCTGCCGGCCGTTCTGCGACGTCCTCATCGGCGAGACCAAGATCTTCACCACGGCCCAGGAGTACGAGAGGATGAG AGagcacaggctgcaggagggGAAGGTGGCGTTCCAGCTGGGTGCCAGCGTGCAAGGAGACGTTGTGGTGTCTGTCTACCACATGAGATCCACCATCGGGGGGCGTCTGCAGGCCAAG GTGTCCAACACCCAAATGTTCCAGATCCAATTCCACACGGGCTTCATTGCTCCTGGAACGACCATACTAAAGTTTAACAA ACCGGAGCTGGACGCGTGCGACTCTCCGGAGAAGTACCCCCAGCTGTTTCACGTGATGGtggatgtggaggtggagggcacGGACAAACAGAAGGACCTGACGCCGCCGTGGGAGCAGTTCCCCTGCAAAGACCTCAGCCCCAACGTGCTGTTCTCCTGCCACCAGGAGCATCAGGACGCTCTGGCTATTGCTG AGCCGAGCCGCTCTCACGCAGGAGCAGACAATAAAGGCCACGGTGAGGAGAGCGAGGCCTCCGACGACGAGATGCTGTCTCTGTCGGGCCAGTCGAGCGGCACCAACGCGGCGCCCCCGAAGCCTCCGCCGCCCGCGGCGAGGCCCGCGGCGCCCGCCGAGGAGGTGGACCTGCTGGGTCTGGGCGGGGACGACACCGCCCGGCGCTGCCCATCGTCGCAGGCCTcctctgcggcggcggcggccactgATCTCTTAGGCGACCTGTTCGGGGCGCCGCCTCAGCCAGCCAGCGGGTCTTCATCCGCCCAGTCCACGCCCCACAAAGCCGCCCCCAGCAACGCCTCGCCGTGCCCCTCCCCCGCACCACCAG CATTTGATCCTTTTGGAGCGGGTCCGATGCCTACAACCCAGGACATTATGGGCTCCTTCCTCGGACCAG GTCGGAGCTCCCCCATCCCACCCTCCACCCCAACAGTCAACATTCAGCAGCAAAATGCGATGGGAGGATGGGACTGGAACAGACCCGCGACCACAAACACAG CCGGAGGCTTCGGCGTGGGCAGTAGGTCGGCCACCACGAGCCCCACGGGCTCCGTCCACAGCACTCCCACCCACCAAACCAAGCCCAACACGCTGGACCCGTTCGCGGACATCGGGAACCTGGGCGGGAGCTTCGGCGGCTCCGGCTTCTCCAGCAAACCCACCACCCCGACCggcgcccccccctccttccccgcCATGGGGTCTCCGTCACGGCCGCCCCCGTCCCCGCAGCACGCCGGCGCCTGGCAGCCGCCGCACGCGGGCGCCGCCTTCCCGGCGTGGCAGGCGGGCggcgggggcggcggggggTGGCAGGCCCAGGGACAGGCCCCGGCGCCGCAGCCCAAGCCCAGTCCCAGCCACGGCGCCATGCCGCACACGTCGCCCCAGAACCGGCCCAACTACAACGTCAGCTTCTCCGCCATGGGCGGCGGCTCGCCGGGCGGCGGCGGGAAGGCGCAGGCCAGCGCGG GTTCCAAACCCAGAGCCTCCGACGCCAACTTCGATGACCTGCTGTCGGGTCAGGGCTTTGCCGGGACCAAAGAGAGGAAGGGGCCCAGGACGATCGCcgagatgaggaaggaggaaatggCCAAAGAGATGGACCCTGAGAAACTAAAGGCAAGAATGAAATCATCATGA
- the dnajc6 gene encoding putative tyrosine-protein phosphatase auxilin isoform X4 → MDSADMDAGYGGGLLDMVKGGAGKFFSNFKDNLKDTLKDTSTKVMHQVATYTKGELDIAYITSRIIVMTYPAESVQIGYQNHVEDIRSFLDSRHADHYTVFNLSQRNYRGAKFSNRVSECNWPSRQAPSLHNLFAVCKNMHNWLKQNPKNVCVITCSDGRAPSGVLVCAMFCFCHLFNNPVPAMQLLSAKRPGSGLWPSHRRYIGYVCSMVSEKPSLPHSKPLLIKSLTMSPVPCFNKQRSGCRPFCDVLIGETKIFTTAQEYERMREHRLQEGKVAFQLGASVQGDVVVSVYHMRSTIGGRLQAKVSNTQMFQIQFHTGFIAPGTTILKFNKPELDACDSPEKYPQLFHVMVDVEVEGTDKQKDLTPPWEQFPCKDLSPNVLFSCHQEHQDALAIAEPSRSHAGADNKGHGEESEASDDEMLSLSGQSSGTNAAPPKPPPPAARPAAPAEEVDLLGLGGDDTARRCPSSQASSAAAAATDLLGDLFGAPPQPASGSSSAQSTPHKAAPSNASPCPSPAPPAFDPFGAGPMPTTQDIMGSFLGPGRSSPIPPSTPTVNIQQQNAMGGWDWNRPATTNTAGGFGVGSRSATTSPTGSVHSTPTHQTKPNTLDPFADIGNLGGSFGGSGFSSKPTTPTGAPPSFPAMGSPSRPPPSPQHAGAWQPPHAGAAFPAWQAGGGGGGGWQAQGQAPAPQPKPSPSHGAMPHTSPQNRPNYNVSFSAMGGGSPGGGGKAQASAGSKPRASDANFDDLLSGQGFAGTKERKGPRTIAEMRKEEMAKEMDPEKLKILDWIEGKERNIRALLSTMHTVLWEGETRWRPVGMADLVTPEQVKKVYRRAVLVVHPDKATGQPYEQYAKMIFMELNDAWSEFESQGPKPLY, encoded by the exons atggacagcgcaG ACATGGACGCCGGCTATGGTGGAGGGCTGCTGGACATGGTGAAGGGAGGAGCCGGGAAGTTCTTCAGCAACTTCAAGGACAACCTGAAGGACACCCTGAAGGACACCTCCACCAAGGTCATGCATCAGGTCGCCAC GTACACTAAAGGGGAGCTGGACATTGCTTACATCACGTCCCGGATCATCG TGATGACCTACCCGGCTGAGTCGGTTCAGATCGGCTACCAGAACCACGTGGAGGACATCCGCTCCTTCCTCGACAGCCGCCACGCCGACCACTACACCGTCTTCAACCTGTCTCAGCGCAACTACCGCGGAGCCAAGTTCTCCAACAGG GTTTCCGAGTGCAACTGGCCGTCTCGCCAGGCTCCCAGCCTCCACAACCTCTTTGCTGTGTGCAAGAACATGCACAACTGGCTCAAGCAGAATCCCAAGAACGTGTGTGTCATAACCTGCTCG GACGGCCGTGCTCCTTCCGGTGTTCTGGTCTGTGCCATGTTCTGCTTCTGCCACCTCTTCAACAACCCAGTTCCCGCCATGCAGCTCCTCAGCGCCAAGAGACCGGGTTCGGGCCTCTGGCCCTCGCACCGCAG GTACATAGGTTATGTGTGCAGCATGGTGTCAGAGAAACCCAGCCTGCCCCACTCCAAGCCCCTGCTCATCAAGTCCCTCACCATGAGCCCCGTCCCCTGCTTCAACAAGCAGCGCAGCGGCTGCCGGCCGTTCTGCGACGTCCTCATCGGCGAGACCAAGATCTTCACCACGGCCCAGGAGTACGAGAGGATGAG AGagcacaggctgcaggagggGAAGGTGGCGTTCCAGCTGGGTGCCAGCGTGCAAGGAGACGTTGTGGTGTCTGTCTACCACATGAGATCCACCATCGGGGGGCGTCTGCAGGCCAAG GTGTCCAACACCCAAATGTTCCAGATCCAATTCCACACGGGCTTCATTGCTCCTGGAACGACCATACTAAAGTTTAACAA ACCGGAGCTGGACGCGTGCGACTCTCCGGAGAAGTACCCCCAGCTGTTTCACGTGATGGtggatgtggaggtggagggcacGGACAAACAGAAGGACCTGACGCCGCCGTGGGAGCAGTTCCCCTGCAAAGACCTCAGCCCCAACGTGCTGTTCTCCTGCCACCAGGAGCATCAGGACGCTCTGGCTATTGCTG AGCCGAGCCGCTCTCACGCAGGAGCAGACAATAAAGGCCACGGTGAGGAGAGCGAGGCCTCCGACGACGAGATGCTGTCTCTGTCGGGCCAGTCGAGCGGCACCAACGCGGCGCCCCCGAAGCCTCCGCCGCCCGCGGCGAGGCCCGCGGCGCCCGCCGAGGAGGTGGACCTGCTGGGTCTGGGCGGGGACGACACCGCCCGGCGCTGCCCATCGTCGCAGGCCTcctctgcggcggcggcggccactgATCTCTTAGGCGACCTGTTCGGGGCGCCGCCTCAGCCAGCCAGCGGGTCTTCATCCGCCCAGTCCACGCCCCACAAAGCCGCCCCCAGCAACGCCTCGCCGTGCCCCTCCCCCGCACCACCAG CATTTGATCCTTTTGGAGCGGGTCCGATGCCTACAACCCAGGACATTATGGGCTCCTTCCTCGGACCAG GTCGGAGCTCCCCCATCCCACCCTCCACCCCAACAGTCAACATTCAGCAGCAAAATGCGATGGGAGGATGGGACTGGAACAGACCCGCGACCACAAACACAG CCGGAGGCTTCGGCGTGGGCAGTAGGTCGGCCACCACGAGCCCCACGGGCTCCGTCCACAGCACTCCCACCCACCAAACCAAGCCCAACACGCTGGACCCGTTCGCGGACATCGGGAACCTGGGCGGGAGCTTCGGCGGCTCCGGCTTCTCCAGCAAACCCACCACCCCGACCggcgcccccccctccttccccgcCATGGGGTCTCCGTCACGGCCGCCCCCGTCCCCGCAGCACGCCGGCGCCTGGCAGCCGCCGCACGCGGGCGCCGCCTTCCCGGCGTGGCAGGCGGGCggcgggggcggcggggggTGGCAGGCCCAGGGACAGGCCCCGGCGCCGCAGCCCAAGCCCAGTCCCAGCCACGGCGCCATGCCGCACACGTCGCCCCAGAACCGGCCCAACTACAACGTCAGCTTCTCCGCCATGGGCGGCGGCTCGCCGGGCGGCGGCGGGAAGGCGCAGGCCAGCGCGG GTTCCAAACCCAGAGCCTCCGACGCCAACTTCGATGACCTGCTGTCGGGTCAGGGCTTTGCCGGGACCAAAGAGAGGAAGGGGCCCAGGACGATCGCcgagatgaggaaggaggaaatggCCAAAGAGATGGACCCTGAGAAACTAAAG ATTCTGGACTGGATCGAGGGCAAGGAGCGCAACATCCGCGCCCTGCTCTCCACCATGCACACCGTGCTGTGGGAGGGGGAGACGCGCTGGAGGCCCGTGGGCATGGCCGACCTGGTGACCCCGGAGCAGGTGAAGAAGGTGTACCGCAGGGCGGTCCTGGTGGTGCACCCGGACAAG GCCACCGGACAACCGTACGAACAATACGCCAAGATGATCTTCATGGAACTAAACGATGCCTGGTCAGAATTCGAAAGCCAAGGACCAAAGCCCCTGTACTGA
- the dnajc6 gene encoding putative tyrosine-protein phosphatase auxilin isoform X1 translates to MSLLGAYKKKTSYDGYESLQLVDSGGDSFSVGRGGGGGALGGSVAATLGSKAGPLREEDCSTMDSADMDAGYGGGLLDMVKGGAGKFFSNFKDNLKDTLKDTSTKVMHQVATYTKGELDIAYITSRIIVMTYPAESVQIGYQNHVEDIRSFLDSRHADHYTVFNLSQRNYRGAKFSNRVSECNWPSRQAPSLHNLFAVCKNMHNWLKQNPKNVCVITCSDGRAPSGVLVCAMFCFCHLFNNPVPAMQLLSAKRPGSGLWPSHRRYIGYVCSMVSEKPSLPHSKPLLIKSLTMSPVPCFNKQRSGCRPFCDVLIGETKIFTTAQEYERMREHRLQEGKVAFQLGASVQGDVVVSVYHMRSTIGGRLQAKVSNTQMFQIQFHTGFIAPGTTILKFNKPELDACDSPEKYPQLFHVMVDVEVEGTDKQKDLTPPWEQFPCKDLSPNVLFSCHQEHQDALAIAEPSRSHAGADNKGHGEESEASDDEMLSLSGQSSGTNAAPPKPPPPAARPAAPAEEVDLLGLGGDDTARRCPSSQASSAAAAATDLLGDLFGAPPQPASGSSSAQSTPHKAAPSNASPCPSPAPPAFDPFGAGPMPTTQDIMGSFLGPGRSSPIPPSTPTVNIQQQNAMGGWDWNRPATTNTAGGFGVGSRSATTSPTGSVHSTPTHQTKPNTLDPFADIGNLGGSFGGSGFSSKPTTPTGAPPSFPAMGSPSRPPPSPQHAGAWQPPHAGAAFPAWQAGGGGGGGWQAQGQAPAPQPKPSPSHGAMPHTSPQNRPNYNVSFSAMGGGSPGGGGKAQASAGSKPRASDANFDDLLSGQGFAGTKERKGPRTIAEMRKEEMAKEMDPEKLKILDWIEGKERNIRALLSTMHTVLWEGETRWRPVGMADLVTPEQVKKVYRRAVLVVHPDKATGQPYEQYAKMIFMELNDAWSEFESQGPKPLY, encoded by the exons ATGAGCTTGCTGGGGGCTTACAAGAAGAAGACCAGTTACGATGGCTATGAATCTTTGCAGTTGGTCGATAGCGGCGGAGACAGCTTCAGCGTCggcagaggcggcggcggcggcgcgctcGGAGGCTCCGTAGCGGCCACCCTCGGATCAAAGGCGGGCCCGCTGAGGGAGGAGGACtgcagcaccatggacagcgcaG ACATGGACGCCGGCTATGGTGGAGGGCTGCTGGACATGGTGAAGGGAGGAGCCGGGAAGTTCTTCAGCAACTTCAAGGACAACCTGAAGGACACCCTGAAGGACACCTCCACCAAGGTCATGCATCAGGTCGCCAC GTACACTAAAGGGGAGCTGGACATTGCTTACATCACGTCCCGGATCATCG TGATGACCTACCCGGCTGAGTCGGTTCAGATCGGCTACCAGAACCACGTGGAGGACATCCGCTCCTTCCTCGACAGCCGCCACGCCGACCACTACACCGTCTTCAACCTGTCTCAGCGCAACTACCGCGGAGCCAAGTTCTCCAACAGG GTTTCCGAGTGCAACTGGCCGTCTCGCCAGGCTCCCAGCCTCCACAACCTCTTTGCTGTGTGCAAGAACATGCACAACTGGCTCAAGCAGAATCCCAAGAACGTGTGTGTCATAACCTGCTCG GACGGCCGTGCTCCTTCCGGTGTTCTGGTCTGTGCCATGTTCTGCTTCTGCCACCTCTTCAACAACCCAGTTCCCGCCATGCAGCTCCTCAGCGCCAAGAGACCGGGTTCGGGCCTCTGGCCCTCGCACCGCAG GTACATAGGTTATGTGTGCAGCATGGTGTCAGAGAAACCCAGCCTGCCCCACTCCAAGCCCCTGCTCATCAAGTCCCTCACCATGAGCCCCGTCCCCTGCTTCAACAAGCAGCGCAGCGGCTGCCGGCCGTTCTGCGACGTCCTCATCGGCGAGACCAAGATCTTCACCACGGCCCAGGAGTACGAGAGGATGAG AGagcacaggctgcaggagggGAAGGTGGCGTTCCAGCTGGGTGCCAGCGTGCAAGGAGACGTTGTGGTGTCTGTCTACCACATGAGATCCACCATCGGGGGGCGTCTGCAGGCCAAG GTGTCCAACACCCAAATGTTCCAGATCCAATTCCACACGGGCTTCATTGCTCCTGGAACGACCATACTAAAGTTTAACAA ACCGGAGCTGGACGCGTGCGACTCTCCGGAGAAGTACCCCCAGCTGTTTCACGTGATGGtggatgtggaggtggagggcacGGACAAACAGAAGGACCTGACGCCGCCGTGGGAGCAGTTCCCCTGCAAAGACCTCAGCCCCAACGTGCTGTTCTCCTGCCACCAGGAGCATCAGGACGCTCTGGCTATTGCTG AGCCGAGCCGCTCTCACGCAGGAGCAGACAATAAAGGCCACGGTGAGGAGAGCGAGGCCTCCGACGACGAGATGCTGTCTCTGTCGGGCCAGTCGAGCGGCACCAACGCGGCGCCCCCGAAGCCTCCGCCGCCCGCGGCGAGGCCCGCGGCGCCCGCCGAGGAGGTGGACCTGCTGGGTCTGGGCGGGGACGACACCGCCCGGCGCTGCCCATCGTCGCAGGCCTcctctgcggcggcggcggccactgATCTCTTAGGCGACCTGTTCGGGGCGCCGCCTCAGCCAGCCAGCGGGTCTTCATCCGCCCAGTCCACGCCCCACAAAGCCGCCCCCAGCAACGCCTCGCCGTGCCCCTCCCCCGCACCACCAG CATTTGATCCTTTTGGAGCGGGTCCGATGCCTACAACCCAGGACATTATGGGCTCCTTCCTCGGACCAG GTCGGAGCTCCCCCATCCCACCCTCCACCCCAACAGTCAACATTCAGCAGCAAAATGCGATGGGAGGATGGGACTGGAACAGACCCGCGACCACAAACACAG CCGGAGGCTTCGGCGTGGGCAGTAGGTCGGCCACCACGAGCCCCACGGGCTCCGTCCACAGCACTCCCACCCACCAAACCAAGCCCAACACGCTGGACCCGTTCGCGGACATCGGGAACCTGGGCGGGAGCTTCGGCGGCTCCGGCTTCTCCAGCAAACCCACCACCCCGACCggcgcccccccctccttccccgcCATGGGGTCTCCGTCACGGCCGCCCCCGTCCCCGCAGCACGCCGGCGCCTGGCAGCCGCCGCACGCGGGCGCCGCCTTCCCGGCGTGGCAGGCGGGCggcgggggcggcggggggTGGCAGGCCCAGGGACAGGCCCCGGCGCCGCAGCCCAAGCCCAGTCCCAGCCACGGCGCCATGCCGCACACGTCGCCCCAGAACCGGCCCAACTACAACGTCAGCTTCTCCGCCATGGGCGGCGGCTCGCCGGGCGGCGGCGGGAAGGCGCAGGCCAGCGCGG GTTCCAAACCCAGAGCCTCCGACGCCAACTTCGATGACCTGCTGTCGGGTCAGGGCTTTGCCGGGACCAAAGAGAGGAAGGGGCCCAGGACGATCGCcgagatgaggaaggaggaaatggCCAAAGAGATGGACCCTGAGAAACTAAAG ATTCTGGACTGGATCGAGGGCAAGGAGCGCAACATCCGCGCCCTGCTCTCCACCATGCACACCGTGCTGTGGGAGGGGGAGACGCGCTGGAGGCCCGTGGGCATGGCCGACCTGGTGACCCCGGAGCAGGTGAAGAAGGTGTACCGCAGGGCGGTCCTGGTGGTGCACCCGGACAAG GCCACCGGACAACCGTACGAACAATACGCCAAGATGATCTTCATGGAACTAAACGATGCCTGGTCAGAATTCGAAAGCCAAGGACCAAAGCCCCTGTACTGA
- the dnajc6 gene encoding putative tyrosine-protein phosphatase auxilin isoform X3, with protein MKGSALEDMDAGYGGGLLDMVKGGAGKFFSNFKDNLKDTLKDTSTKVMHQVATYTKGELDIAYITSRIIVMTYPAESVQIGYQNHVEDIRSFLDSRHADHYTVFNLSQRNYRGAKFSNRVSECNWPSRQAPSLHNLFAVCKNMHNWLKQNPKNVCVITCSDGRAPSGVLVCAMFCFCHLFNNPVPAMQLLSAKRPGSGLWPSHRRYIGYVCSMVSEKPSLPHSKPLLIKSLTMSPVPCFNKQRSGCRPFCDVLIGETKIFTTAQEYERMREHRLQEGKVAFQLGASVQGDVVVSVYHMRSTIGGRLQAKVSNTQMFQIQFHTGFIAPGTTILKFNKPELDACDSPEKYPQLFHVMVDVEVEGTDKQKDLTPPWEQFPCKDLSPNVLFSCHQEHQDALAIAEPSRSHAGADNKGHGEESEASDDEMLSLSGQSSGTNAAPPKPPPPAARPAAPAEEVDLLGLGGDDTARRCPSSQASSAAAAATDLLGDLFGAPPQPASGSSSAQSTPHKAAPSNASPCPSPAPPAFDPFGAGPMPTTQDIMGSFLGPGRSSPIPPSTPTVNIQQQNAMGGWDWNRPATTNTAGGFGVGSRSATTSPTGSVHSTPTHQTKPNTLDPFADIGNLGGSFGGSGFSSKPTTPTGAPPSFPAMGSPSRPPPSPQHAGAWQPPHAGAAFPAWQAGGGGGGGWQAQGQAPAPQPKPSPSHGAMPHTSPQNRPNYNVSFSAMGGGSPGGGGKAQASAGSKPRASDANFDDLLSGQGFAGTKERKGPRTIAEMRKEEMAKEMDPEKLKILDWIEGKERNIRALLSTMHTVLWEGETRWRPVGMADLVTPEQVKKVYRRAVLVVHPDKATGQPYEQYAKMIFMELNDAWSEFESQGPKPLY; from the exons ACATGGACGCCGGCTATGGTGGAGGGCTGCTGGACATGGTGAAGGGAGGAGCCGGGAAGTTCTTCAGCAACTTCAAGGACAACCTGAAGGACACCCTGAAGGACACCTCCACCAAGGTCATGCATCAGGTCGCCAC GTACACTAAAGGGGAGCTGGACATTGCTTACATCACGTCCCGGATCATCG TGATGACCTACCCGGCTGAGTCGGTTCAGATCGGCTACCAGAACCACGTGGAGGACATCCGCTCCTTCCTCGACAGCCGCCACGCCGACCACTACACCGTCTTCAACCTGTCTCAGCGCAACTACCGCGGAGCCAAGTTCTCCAACAGG GTTTCCGAGTGCAACTGGCCGTCTCGCCAGGCTCCCAGCCTCCACAACCTCTTTGCTGTGTGCAAGAACATGCACAACTGGCTCAAGCAGAATCCCAAGAACGTGTGTGTCATAACCTGCTCG GACGGCCGTGCTCCTTCCGGTGTTCTGGTCTGTGCCATGTTCTGCTTCTGCCACCTCTTCAACAACCCAGTTCCCGCCATGCAGCTCCTCAGCGCCAAGAGACCGGGTTCGGGCCTCTGGCCCTCGCACCGCAG GTACATAGGTTATGTGTGCAGCATGGTGTCAGAGAAACCCAGCCTGCCCCACTCCAAGCCCCTGCTCATCAAGTCCCTCACCATGAGCCCCGTCCCCTGCTTCAACAAGCAGCGCAGCGGCTGCCGGCCGTTCTGCGACGTCCTCATCGGCGAGACCAAGATCTTCACCACGGCCCAGGAGTACGAGAGGATGAG AGagcacaggctgcaggagggGAAGGTGGCGTTCCAGCTGGGTGCCAGCGTGCAAGGAGACGTTGTGGTGTCTGTCTACCACATGAGATCCACCATCGGGGGGCGTCTGCAGGCCAAG GTGTCCAACACCCAAATGTTCCAGATCCAATTCCACACGGGCTTCATTGCTCCTGGAACGACCATACTAAAGTTTAACAA ACCGGAGCTGGACGCGTGCGACTCTCCGGAGAAGTACCCCCAGCTGTTTCACGTGATGGtggatgtggaggtggagggcacGGACAAACAGAAGGACCTGACGCCGCCGTGGGAGCAGTTCCCCTGCAAAGACCTCAGCCCCAACGTGCTGTTCTCCTGCCACCAGGAGCATCAGGACGCTCTGGCTATTGCTG AGCCGAGCCGCTCTCACGCAGGAGCAGACAATAAAGGCCACGGTGAGGAGAGCGAGGCCTCCGACGACGAGATGCTGTCTCTGTCGGGCCAGTCGAGCGGCACCAACGCGGCGCCCCCGAAGCCTCCGCCGCCCGCGGCGAGGCCCGCGGCGCCCGCCGAGGAGGTGGACCTGCTGGGTCTGGGCGGGGACGACACCGCCCGGCGCTGCCCATCGTCGCAGGCCTcctctgcggcggcggcggccactgATCTCTTAGGCGACCTGTTCGGGGCGCCGCCTCAGCCAGCCAGCGGGTCTTCATCCGCCCAGTCCACGCCCCACAAAGCCGCCCCCAGCAACGCCTCGCCGTGCCCCTCCCCCGCACCACCAG CATTTGATCCTTTTGGAGCGGGTCCGATGCCTACAACCCAGGACATTATGGGCTCCTTCCTCGGACCAG GTCGGAGCTCCCCCATCCCACCCTCCACCCCAACAGTCAACATTCAGCAGCAAAATGCGATGGGAGGATGGGACTGGAACAGACCCGCGACCACAAACACAG CCGGAGGCTTCGGCGTGGGCAGTAGGTCGGCCACCACGAGCCCCACGGGCTCCGTCCACAGCACTCCCACCCACCAAACCAAGCCCAACACGCTGGACCCGTTCGCGGACATCGGGAACCTGGGCGGGAGCTTCGGCGGCTCCGGCTTCTCCAGCAAACCCACCACCCCGACCggcgcccccccctccttccccgcCATGGGGTCTCCGTCACGGCCGCCCCCGTCCCCGCAGCACGCCGGCGCCTGGCAGCCGCCGCACGCGGGCGCCGCCTTCCCGGCGTGGCAGGCGGGCggcgggggcggcggggggTGGCAGGCCCAGGGACAGGCCCCGGCGCCGCAGCCCAAGCCCAGTCCCAGCCACGGCGCCATGCCGCACACGTCGCCCCAGAACCGGCCCAACTACAACGTCAGCTTCTCCGCCATGGGCGGCGGCTCGCCGGGCGGCGGCGGGAAGGCGCAGGCCAGCGCGG GTTCCAAACCCAGAGCCTCCGACGCCAACTTCGATGACCTGCTGTCGGGTCAGGGCTTTGCCGGGACCAAAGAGAGGAAGGGGCCCAGGACGATCGCcgagatgaggaaggaggaaatggCCAAAGAGATGGACCCTGAGAAACTAAAG ATTCTGGACTGGATCGAGGGCAAGGAGCGCAACATCCGCGCCCTGCTCTCCACCATGCACACCGTGCTGTGGGAGGGGGAGACGCGCTGGAGGCCCGTGGGCATGGCCGACCTGGTGACCCCGGAGCAGGTGAAGAAGGTGTACCGCAGGGCGGTCCTGGTGGTGCACCCGGACAAG GCCACCGGACAACCGTACGAACAATACGCCAAGATGATCTTCATGGAACTAAACGATGCCTGGTCAGAATTCGAAAGCCAAGGACCAAAGCCCCTGTACTGA